AAGCCTGTACACGTACATGACGAAATCCTCCGCCTTGCCATGCTGCTCATTCCGCGCTTCATAAAGCGCCCGCGCCGGCTCGTTATCGGGCTCGGTGCCGACCCAGGCCTCTTCGCAGCCGTGCTCGCGGCCGATCTCGAACACAGCATCGAGCATCTTGCTCGCAATGCCTTGCCGCTGGAAAGGCGGCGCCACGCCGACTTCGTCGATGTAGAGTTCGCTCACCTTGTCGGGATGGCGGTGGATGACCGCGGCACACTGGCCGACCACCATTCCGTCGACAACCGCCACGATCATGAAATGGCCAGGCGAGGCGAGATAGGCGGCGAGGCGGTCGGGTCGGACCGGCTCGTCGAACACATCGTTCGCCATTCGCATCACAAGGGCGTCATTGCCGGGATGGAGCCTTCTGATTTCGACGTTCATTGTGTAAATTCTCCTCAGTCGGCTCACGAACTTTGACGTTTACGTAATTCCCAAACCATCTAACCGATTGAAAACACTAAGCTCGAAATAATCGTTTGAATTTCTTCCGCACCGGAGCTATTGGGTGCGGCGAAATCTCGCGGGTTCCCGCATCCTTCCGGCCTTCCCGGCCCCGTCGTCAATTCTGCCAAGATTTGGGCATCGTCACAGACAAGGGAAAACATCCTGACATGGCACGCAACAAGATAGCGCTCATCGGCTCTGGCATGATCGGCGGCACGCTCGCCCATATGATCGGCCTCAAGGATCTCGGCGACGTGGTGCTGTTCGATATCGCCGAAGGCATTCCGCAGGGCAAGGGCCTGGACATCGCGCAGTCCTCGCCGGTCGACGGGTTCGACGCCAGGCTGACCGGCGTCAACGACTATGCCGGCATCGAGGGCGCGGATGTGTGCATCGTCACCGCCGGCGTGCCGCGCAAGCCCGGCATGAGCCGCGACGACCTGCTCGGCATCAACCTCAAGGTCATGGAACAGGTCGGCGCCGGCCTGAAGAAATACGCGCCGAAGGCCTTCGTCGTCTGCATCACCAACCCGCTCGACGCCATGGTCTGGGCCTTGCAGAAGTTCTCCGGCCTGCCAACCAGCCATGTCGTCGGCATGGCCGGCGTGCTGGACAGCGCCCGCTTCCGCTACTTCCTGGCCGAAGAGTTCAAGGTCTCGGTCGAGGACGTCACCGCCTTCGTGCTCGGCGGCCACGGCGACTCGATGGTGCCGATGATCCGCTATTCGACGGTGTCGGGCATCCCGCTGCCCGACCTCGTCAAGATGGGCTGGACCTCGAAAGAGAAGCTCGACCAGATCGTGCAGCGCACCCGTGACGGTGGCGCCGAGATCGTCGGCCTCTTGAAGACCGGCTCGGCCTATTACGCGCCGGCCGCCTCTGCGATCGCCATGGCCGAATCCTACCTGAAGGACAAGAAGCGCGTGCTGCCCTGCGCGGCGCATCTGTCGGGCCAATATGGCGTCAAGAACACCTATGTCGGCGTTCCGGTGGTGATCGGCGCCGGCGGCGTCGAGCGCGTCATCGAGATCGACCTGTCCAAGGCCGAGCAGAAGATGTTCGACAATTCGGTGGCCGCCGTTCAGGGCCTGACCGAGGCCTGCACCAAGATCGCCCCGCATCTCGCTAGCAAGTAATCGCCCCTCCCCGGAGACCAAGCGCATGAACATCCATGAGTATCAGGCCAAGGCGCTGCTGAAGGGCTTTGGCGCTCCGGTCGCCGAAGGCGCGCCGGTGTTCAACGCCAGCGAGGCGGAAGCCGCCGCCAGGGCGCTGCCCGGCCCGCTCTATGTGGTGAAGAGCCAGATCCACGCCGGCGGCCGCGGCAAGGGCAAGTTCAAGGAACTCGGCCCCGACGCCAAGGGCGGCGTTCGGCTGGCGAAGTCCGCCGCCGAGGTGGCCGCCAACGCCAAGGAAATGCTCGGCCATACGCTGGTCACCAAGCAGACCGGACCTTCCGGCAAGCAGGTCAACCGCCTCTATATCGAGGACGGCGCCGACATTGCCCGCGAGCTCTATCTGTCGATCCTCGTCGACCGCTCGGTCGGCCGCGTCGCCTTCGTCGTCTCGACCGAGGGCGGCATGGACATCGAGGCGGTCGCGCATGACACGCCGGAAAAGATCCTTACCATCGCCATCGACCCGGAAAAGGGCGTGACGGCGGAAGACGTGAAGACGCTCAACGCTGCGCTGAAGCTCGACGGCGATGCGGCCAAGGACGGCGCCGCGCTGTTCCCGACGCTCTACAAGGCCTTCGTCGAGAAGGACATGAGCCTGCTCGAGGTCAATCCGCTGATCGTCATGAAGGACGGGCATCTGCGCGTGCTCGACGCAAAGGTGTCGTTCGACAACAACGCGCTGTTCCGCCATCCGGACGTGATGGAGCTGCGCGACACCACCGAAGAGGACGAGAAGGAGATCGAGGCGTCGAAATACGACCTCGCCTATGTCGCGCTCGACGGCAATATCGGCTGCATGGTCAACGGCGCGGGCCTCGCCATGGCGACGATGGACATCATCAAGCTCTACGGCGCCGAGCCCGCCAACTTCCTCGACGTCGGCGGCGGCGCTTCGAAGGAGAAAGTGACGGCGGCGTTCAAGATCATCACCAAGGATCCGGCGGTCGAAGGCATACTGATCAACATCTTCGGTGGCATCATGAAATGTGATGTCATCGCCGAGGGCGTGATCGCGGCGGTCAAGGAAGTCGGGCTGAAGGTGCCGCTGGTCGTGCGGCTGGAAGGCACCAATGCCGAGCTCGGCAAGAAGATCATCAACGACAGCGGCTTGAACGTCGTCTCGGCCGACGACCTCGACGACGCGGCCAAGAAGATCGTCAAGGCGGTGAAGGGCTGAGCGGATGCCTCCGCGCAAGATCAATCTGGTCGAGGCGGCGGACGCGAAGATCGCCAAGGTCTTCGATCCGCACATCGCCGGCGACGTCAACGACGCCCAGGCGAAGGTAGCCAAGTTCGGCGAGGTCTTCGACTGGCACGCGCATGACAATGAGGACGAGGCCTTCCTGGTGCTGCGCGGCCGGATCGCCATCGATTTCCGCGACGGGGCGGTCGAGCTCGGCGAAGGCGACTTCATCGTCGTGCCGCGCGGCGTCGAGCACCGGCCGCGTTCGCTGGCCAAGGAGCCGGTGGTGCTGATGTTCGAGCCAGCGACGACTTTGAACACCGGCAACGCCAAGAGCGACCTCACCGTCACCGATTTGAAGCGGCTCTGACCATGAACGCCTTCTCTTCCCTCTCGGCCGATCACCAGCGCCTGCAGGCGCTGGTCGGCGCGTGGCGCGGCGAGGAAGAGGTGGCGGCGACGCAATGGACCGATGCGGGCACGGCGACCGCGGAAGTGCTGGCGCAGCCTGAGTTCGGCGGCCTGTTCGTGGTGCAGCGCTATCGCCAGCGTCGCGACGGCACCGTCTCGTTCGGCGCGCATAATGTGTTCGGCTTCGACCAGCCGAACGGTCTCGTCACCATGCATCAGTTCGACTCGATGGGGTTCGTGCCGGCCTCGCCCGCAACTGGCGTGTGGGACGGCAGCCAGCTCACTCTGGAGCGCTCGTCGCCGCGCGGCGCCGCCCGCGTGACCTACGATTTCGACGGCGGCGACACCTATCGCATGCGGCTGCAATTCCAGCCGGTTGGCGGTGATGGCTGGCTAGACATGGTGCGCGGCGTCTATCGGCGCGTTTCGCCTTCCGAGATGAAGGAAGGCTGAGCGATGGAAGCGGCGGTCAGGGCGGTTGAAGGATTACACATAATCACACATATTATGGCTGTGTATTTATGTGGAGACGGACAATGAAAAACGTCACCCTGGCCATGGACGAGACCCTGCTTGAGCAGGCGCGAGGCCTTGCCGCGCGCCGCAAGACGACGCTCAACGCCCTCATTCGTTCACTGCTTGCGCATGAAGTCGAGCAGGAAGACAGGATTGCCTGGGCGCGGGAAGGGATGCGCAGGCTGATGGCCGAAAAACCTCTCGACCTGGGCCCTGCATACAAATGGAACCGGGACGAGATCTATGCCGAACGAGAAGATAGAATGCTTTCTCGACTCGAACGTCCTCCTTTACGCGGCTTCGGAGAGGACAAGTGATCCCCGCCGACATGATATCGCGCAAAGCCTTGTGCTCGAGACTGTGTTCGGCGTCTCGGGCCAGACCTTGGCCGAATTCGCGAATGTCGCGAGACGGAAGTCGGTCTTCGCCGATGCTGTGGTCGACGAGTGGCTGGTCTTTCTCGGCACGCTTCCGTTTGTCCCGGTCGACCAGGCCTATGTCACGCGGGGGCTCCGTCTCGCGCGCCGCTATCAACTCAAATATTACGACGCGGCATTGCTCGCGGCGGCGGAGCGGCTCGGCGCGCCGGTTTTCTACACCGAAGATCTCAACCATAACCAGGTCTATGGCTCGGTCCGGGCCGTCAATCCTTTCTTGTAATCGCTGAATTCAGAGGCGTTCTCTCCCATGTCCATTCTCGTCGACAAGAACACCAAGGTTCTC
The window above is part of the Mesorhizobium sp. WSM4904 genome. Proteins encoded here:
- a CDS encoding GNAT family N-acetyltransferase, which codes for MNVEIRRLHPGNDALVMRMANDVFDEPVRPDRLAAYLASPGHFMIVAVVDGMVVGQCAAVIHRHPDKVSELYIDEVGVAPPFQRQGIASKMLDAVFEIGREHGCEEAWVGTEPDNEPARALYEARNEQHGKAEDFVMYVYRLRD
- the mdh gene encoding malate dehydrogenase, giving the protein MARNKIALIGSGMIGGTLAHMIGLKDLGDVVLFDIAEGIPQGKGLDIAQSSPVDGFDARLTGVNDYAGIEGADVCIVTAGVPRKPGMSRDDLLGINLKVMEQVGAGLKKYAPKAFVVCITNPLDAMVWALQKFSGLPTSHVVGMAGVLDSARFRYFLAEEFKVSVEDVTAFVLGGHGDSMVPMIRYSTVSGIPLPDLVKMGWTSKEKLDQIVQRTRDGGAEIVGLLKTGSAYYAPAASAIAMAESYLKDKKRVLPCAAHLSGQYGVKNTYVGVPVVIGAGGVERVIEIDLSKAEQKMFDNSVAAVQGLTEACTKIAPHLASK
- the sucC gene encoding ADP-forming succinate--CoA ligase subunit beta produces the protein MNIHEYQAKALLKGFGAPVAEGAPVFNASEAEAAARALPGPLYVVKSQIHAGGRGKGKFKELGPDAKGGVRLAKSAAEVAANAKEMLGHTLVTKQTGPSGKQVNRLYIEDGADIARELYLSILVDRSVGRVAFVVSTEGGMDIEAVAHDTPEKILTIAIDPEKGVTAEDVKTLNAALKLDGDAAKDGAALFPTLYKAFVEKDMSLLEVNPLIVMKDGHLRVLDAKVSFDNNALFRHPDVMELRDTTEEDEKEIEASKYDLAYVALDGNIGCMVNGAGLAMATMDIIKLYGAEPANFLDVGGGASKEKVTAAFKIITKDPAVEGILINIFGGIMKCDVIAEGVIAAVKEVGLKVPLVVRLEGTNAELGKKIINDSGLNVVSADDLDDAAKKIVKAVKG
- a CDS encoding cupin domain-containing protein yields the protein MPPRKINLVEAADAKIAKVFDPHIAGDVNDAQAKVAKFGEVFDWHAHDNEDEAFLVLRGRIAIDFRDGAVELGEGDFIVVPRGVEHRPRSLAKEPVVLMFEPATTLNTGNAKSDLTVTDLKRL
- a CDS encoding DUF1579 family protein, whose translation is MNAFSSLSADHQRLQALVGAWRGEEEVAATQWTDAGTATAEVLAQPEFGGLFVVQRYRQRRDGTVSFGAHNVFGFDQPNGLVTMHQFDSMGFVPASPATGVWDGSQLTLERSSPRGAARVTYDFDGGDTYRMRLQFQPVGGDGWLDMVRGVYRRVSPSEMKEG
- a CDS encoding PIN domain-containing protein, with protein sequence MPNEKIECFLDSNVLLYAASERTSDPRRHDIAQSLVLETVFGVSGQTLAEFANVARRKSVFADAVVDEWLVFLGTLPFVPVDQAYVTRGLRLARRYQLKYYDAALLAAAERLGAPVFYTEDLNHNQVYGSVRAVNPFL